One segment of Solanum lycopersicum chromosome 1, SLM_r2.1 DNA contains the following:
- the LOC104645429 gene encoding protein MEI2-like 6: MADFPENWLNPHPMHQYLSVPTVPPPPPLHPPTYVNCPLPFAREQYQTVMTTRRQFQPALPPHQYPPALQPLPPPVNSLPRENVLPRWNVPPIRRQTLPAVQPPYPPALQPLPPPPTVNYDKTTILIRNIPFSYNHQRMIHFLDYFCLQENVNAENTHLFAYDYLYLPYDNRNNKIKGYAIVNFTDTRSLRKFIWSFCDGEKVFPGSKRRVDFTIAYVQGKNALVNTYLHAPEAICFNPPRNGY; this comes from the exons ATGGCTGATTTTCCTGAGAATTGGTTGAACCCGCATCCAATGCATCAATATTTGTCTGTTCCCACTGTGCCACCGCCACCACCACTGCATCCTCCTACGTATGTGAACTGCCCGCTTCCATTTGCACGTGAGCAATATCAGACGGTGATGACTACAAGGCGTCAATTTCAGCCGGCGCTTCCACCGCATCAATATCCGCCGGCGCTTCAACCACTTCCTCCTCCCGTCAATTCACTGCCGCGGGAGAATGTGCTCCCACGTTGGAATGTTCCTCCTATAAGACGTCAAACGCTGCCGGCGGTGCAGCCTCCATATCCGCCGGCGCTTCAACCGCTTCCTCCTCCTCCTACCGTCAATTATGATAAAACTACTATCCTGATCAGGAATATTCCGTTTAGCTACaa CCATCAACGGATGATACATTTTCTAGACTATTTCTGCTTACAGGAAAATGTGAATGCAGAAAATACCCATTTATTCGCTTATGATTACTTGTATTTGCCTTACGATAACAG AAACAATAAGATCAAAGGCTATGCAATTGTGAATTTCACCGATACAAGAAGTCTGCGGAAATTTATTTGGTCTTTCTGTGACGGAGAAAAAGTGTTTCCAGGTTCTAAAAGGCGCGTTGATTTTACCATTGCGTATGTCCAG GGAAAAAATGCTTTAGTGAATACCTACCTACATGCGCCAGAAGCAATATGTTTTAATCCTCCAAGAAATGGTTATTAA
- the LOC138347315 gene encoding uncharacterized protein, with translation MPATVLNGNMHYSVLFPNKALFFYEPKVFESTCYVRDDRPFVTKLDFKASKYVFMAYFCLQKGYRSYSTELGKYMISNDVVFSEIIPFFYTRLVCMSQEEEDDWLVYQVTHSISPSHSSPIEHQSSIVPLPPVLYTLAKPPVAQVYSRRRDIGDTCHAPVLSSSDPLLLDPSENIDLPITLCKDYICVFKTVKEALSHTCLRGKSQIHVLEENHTWDMVNLPEGKKSIGYK, from the exons ATGCCAGCTACTGTGCTTAATGGTAATATGCATTATAGTGTTCTTTTTCCAAACAaggcattatttttttatgaacctAAGGTATTTGAAAGTACGTGTTATGTTCGAGATGATCGACCATTTGTTACTAAGTTGGATTTTAAGGCATCGAAGTATGTTTTTATGGCATATTTCTGCCTTCAGAAGGGATATCGATCCTATTCTACTGAACTTGGCAAATATATGATATCAAATGATGTGGTATTTTCAGAGATTATACCATTTTTCTATACACGTCTCGTTTGTATGAGTCAGGAGGAAGAAGATGACTGGTTAGTCTATCAGGTTACCCATTCTATTTCTCCATCTCACAGTTCTCCTATTGAACATCAATCAAGTATTGTTCCTTTACCACCTGTTCTATATACGCTAGCAAAACCACCAGTTGCTCAAGTTTATTCGAGGAGAAGAGATATCGGTGATACATGTCATGCACCAGTTTTATCATCATCAGATCCTCTTTTGCTTGATCCTTCTGAAAACATTGACCTTCCTATTACTCTTTGTAAAG ACTATATCTGTGTATTCAAGACAGTGAAAGAGGCCTTGAGTCATACATGTCTTAGAGGAAAATCACAAATACATGTCTTAGAGGAAAATCACACGTGGGATATGGTAAATTTACCCGAAGGGAAGAAATCAATAGGATATAAGTAG
- the LOC101247765 gene encoding protein terminal ear1-like has product MAGARYSSLNPHAPEYIPITPLPLPLPTIDPPPPQNVHPILKGHETTVKLENIPLHYNRKKLMDFLDDYCLLENQKARDSNKENPHVFAFDFVYLPMNFKWTGIEGYGFVNFTDHKTLLKFFRDFSERAKTYPDSEISVQMSIAEMQGKNALMERFKSERFLFESDEFHPVSFNPARNGSRASVKVNSVGIFQLRINPTD; this is encoded by the exons ATGGCTGGTGCTCGTTATAGTTCGTTGAACCCACATGCACCTGAGTATATCCCTATTACCCCTCTGCCACTGCCTCTTCCTACCATCGATCCACCGCCGCCGCAGAATGTTCATCCTATACTAAAAGGGCACGAAACAACTGTCAAGTTGGAGAATATCCCACTTCACTACaa CCGTAAAAAGTTGATGGATTTTCTAGACGATTACTGCTTACTGGAGAATCAAAAGGCTAGAGATTCAAATAAAGAAAACCCTCATGTCTTCGCTTTTGACTTCGTGTATTTGCCTATGAATTTCAA ATGGACGGGCATAGAAGGCTATGGATTTGTGAATTTCACCGATCACAAAACTCTGTTAAAGTTTTTTAGGGATTTTAGTGAGAGAGCGAAAACGTATCCAGATTCTGAAATAAGCGTTCAGATGTCCATTGCGGAGATGCAG GGCAAAAATGCTTTAATGGAACGATTCAAGTCTGAAAGGTTTCTGTTTGAATCAGACGAGTTTCATCCAGTTTCGTTTAATCCTGCAAGAAATGGTTCTAGGGCATCAGTGAAAGTGAATTCTGTGGGGATATTCCAACTTCGAATTAATCCCACTGATTAA
- the LOC104645478 gene encoding protein terminal ear1-like yields the protein MAESSLNPDAPEFIPNPPLAPLPRPPPPPGPRPPPPPGPRLRPPLRPMYMLLPVHQFPPVMLPTHQFLPVILSTHPYPPALQPHPYPIVDSPPQEKVRRRRHRMNTIATRVRGMEIRIILDETTVMIKNIPFHYNRGSMMEFLDYFCLQENIKARDSNGENIHVCAYDYLYLPLHFKKNRIRGYALVNFTDERTLWKFFLAFSDGVTAFPNSARSVKISSAYIQGKKDLKRRYQYARFKQEAIGFNPPRDGSHIIAS from the exons ATGGCTGAGAGTTCGTTGAACCCCGATGCACCTGAATTCATCCCTAATCCCCCTCTGGCGCCACTGCCACGGCCACCGCCACCGCCAGGGCCACGACCACCGCCACCGCCAGGGCCACGGCTACGGCCACCACTTCGTCCTATGTATATGCTGCTTCCAGTGCATCAATTTCCGCCGGTGATGCTTCCAACACATCAATTTCTGCCGGTGATACTTTCAACGCATCCATATCCGCCGGCGCTTCAACCGCATCCATATCCTATCGTCGATTCACCGCCGCAGGAGAAAGTGCGACGACGTCGCCACCGTATGAATACTATTGCTACTAGAGTAAGAGGGATGGAGATACGGATAATTTTGGACGAAACTACCGTCATGATCAAGAATATCCCATTTCACTACAA CCGTGGATCGATGATGGAATTTCTAGACTATTTCTGCTTACAGGAGAATATAAAAGCGAGAGATTCAAATGGAGAAAATATTCATGTCTGCGCTTATGATTACTTGTATTTGCCTCTGCATTTCAA AAAGAATAGGATCAGAGGCTATGCACTTGTGAATTTCACCGATGAAAGAACTCTGtggaaattttttttggcttttaGTGACGGAGTGACAGCGTTTCCAAATTCTGCAAGGAGCGTTAAGATTTCCAGTGCGTATATCCAG ggaaaaaaagatttaaagaGACGATACCAGTATGCAAGATTTAAGCAAGAAGCAATAGGGTTTAATCCTCCAAGAGACGGTTCTCACATCATTGCAAGTTGA
- the LOC104645430 gene encoding protein terminal ear1 homolog, whose amino-acid sequence MADAPENSLNPHAPEYIPITTPTPPPPPPPPPPPPHPTHLLLRRRGQSLPVMLPTHAASTALPPPLPPLLPLPRPRPLRPLLPLPPLLPLPTVDSWRTTVMMKNIPSHFNRKKLIKFLDKYCSLENEKARDLNEENPHVFAYDFLYLPTNFKATTNPGYGFVNFTDHRTLPKIFKHFNERAIKYPNSARNVRMDIANIQGRIALVNRYENTTFVSKSEECLPVVFNPARNGSGETVQVITVGKFQAVPDIPID is encoded by the exons ATGGCTGATGCTCCTGAGAATTCGTTGAACCCACATGCACCTGAATATATCCCTATTACCACTCCGACTCCGCCACCACCACCGCCTCCGCCGCCGCCACCGCCTCATCCTACACATTTGCTTCTTCGACGACGGGGTCAGTCTCTGCCGGTGATGCTTCCAACGCATGCAGCTTCGACTGCACTTCCGCCGCCTCTTCCGCCGCTTCTTCCTCTTCCGCGGCCTCGGCCTCTTCGGCCGCTTCTTCCTCTTCCGCCGCTTCTTCCTCTTCCTACCGTCGATTCTTGGCGAACTACTGTCATGATGAAGAATATCCCATCTCACTTCAA CCGTAAAAAGTTGATTAAATTTCTAGACAAGTACTGCTCACTGGAGAACGAAAAAGCGAGAGATTTAAATGAAGAAAATCCTCATGTCTTCGCTTATGATTTCTTGTATTTGCCTACGAATTTCAA AGCAACGACCAACCCAGGCTATGGATTTGTGAATTTCACCGATCACAGAACTCTGCCAAAAATTTTTAAGCATTTTAATGAGAGAGCAATAAAGTATCCAAATTCTGCAAGGAACGTTCGGATGGACATTGCGAATATCCAG GGAAGAATTGCTTTAGTGAACCGATACGAGAATACAACATTTGTGAGTAAATCTGAAGAGTGTCTTCCAGTTGTGTTTAATCCTGCAAGAAATGGTTCTGGGGAAACAGTGCAAGTGATTACTGTGGGCAAATTTCAAGCCGTTCCAGATATTCCCATCGATTGA
- the LOC101247475 gene encoding protein terminal ear1 homolog, whose amino-acid sequence MAAVFRSLLNPNAPEYIPISTPPPLPPHRTVDSLPQESVRSRLGPNIPPRLRNDYFARRGGGRGFSRSSNGNRGVFERGNCSNTEGCLVWRRKVVNHDQRPSVCHNELKKHDVIPISWTRKNNNTTIMIKNIPYHYNREMLMQFLDEHCYLENQKTRDSNGENIHVFAYDFLYLPMDFKKKRSKGYAFVNFTNQGSVWSFFYAFNDKLNVFPGSTRSVKIVTAKIQGKEALVNRFKQTRFECESEGFLPVWFSPARDGSGESVQMITVGQYKVTRKP is encoded by the exons ATGGCTGCTGTTTTTAGGAGTTTGTTGAACCCGAATGCACCCGAATATATCCCTATTTCCACTCCACCACCGCTTCCTCCTCATCGTACCGTCGATTCACTGCCGCAGGAGAGTGTCCGATCACGCCTTGGTCCGAATATTCCTCCTAGGTTGAGAAACGATTATTTCGCTAGACGCGGAGGAGGAAGAGGTTTTTCTCGATCGAGTAACGGAAACAGAGGTGTGTTTGAAAGAGGAAATTGTTCAAATACTGAGGGATGTTTAGTTTGGCGGAGAAAAGTGGTAAATCATGACCAGAGACCAAGTGTTTGTCATAATGAGCTGAAGAAACACGACGTGATACCTATAAGTTGGACTCGTAAGAACAACAATACAACTATCATGATCAAGAATATCCCATATCACTACAA CCGTGAAATGTTGATGCAATTTCTGGACGAGCACTGCTACCTGGAGAATCAAAAGACTAGAGATTCAAATGGAGAAAATATTCATGTCTTTGCTTATGATTTCTTGTATTTGCCTATGGATTTcaa AAAGAAGAGGAGCAAAGGCTATGCATTCGTGAATTTCACCAATCAGGGAAGTGTGTGGAGTTTTTTTTATGCTTTCAATGACAAACTAAACGTGTTTCCGGGATCTACAAGGAGTGTTAAGATCGTCACTGCAAAGATCCAG GGAAAAGAAGCTTTGGTGAACCGATTCAAGCAAACAAGATTTGAGTGTGAATCAGAAGGATTTCTGCCAGTTTGGTTTAGTCCAGCAAGAGATGGTTCTGGGGAATCGGTGCAAATGATTACTGTGGGGCAATACAAAGTCACTAGAAAACCCTAA